From a region of the Arachis ipaensis cultivar K30076 chromosome B09, Araip1.1, whole genome shotgun sequence genome:
- the LOC107616503 gene encoding cysteine-rich receptor-like protein kinase 29, whose product MITPSLSFLLLLFTVASAVPSFLNYSCITANNPASTTYLNNLNILLTNLTSNTQIDYGFYTSFFGHNTDTAYAIGMCRGDVNLNDCRSCLNDSRLLLTQICPNYQAVGWYEYCMLRYSNLSMLGRVADHPQFSLWNPYFISSKEFNQFNKSLNTLMDKLRIEASGGDYRRKYAFQNVTSGIQSYKGIFGLAQCTPDLSRQQCDDCLFGAFSEIQGCCNGRRGARVIKPSCNIRYEIYPFLTSTIDAFSPSNAPGKGSNTSRTTVIIVIIVVVAVAAAAASILVLSYVYVYLRKNFQTDESNEEIIADESLQFTFDTIRVATEDFSYSNKLGEGGFGSVYKGKLSNGQMIAVKRLSKDSGQGEMEFRNEVQLLAELQHQNLVKLLGFCLKGSERLLIYEFVPNKSLDYFLFDPTKCRQLDWINRFKIIEGVARALLYLHEDCKTRIIHRDLKPSNILLDEEMNAKLSDFGLARLFIVDQNQGKTSKIVGTYGYMAPEYAMYGQFSVKSDVFSFGVLVLEIVSGQKHNCTRRGDTLEELPLTFAWRSWMEGRAANIIDPSLSNSAENEILRCIHIGLLCVQENLVERPTMASIVLMLNSSSLSLPVPMEPAFFAGSRAKSPRVADKQSEEYILKGTNESTGLKSAAESLILEGTLLELFHFYMFDSGFILIQNKYKKSKNRSSNITHMVSVMV is encoded by the exons ATGATCACACCTTCTCTCagtttcctcctcctcctcttcactGTGGCCTCCGCAGTGCCAAGTTTCTTGAACTACAGCTGCATCACCGCCAACAACCCAGCCAGCACCACCTACCTCAACAACCTCAACATCCTCTTAACCAATCTCACTTCCAACACACAAATCGACTACGGCTTCTACACTTCCTTCTTCGGCCACAACACTGACACAGCCTACGCTATTGGCATGTGCAGAGGAGACGTCAACCTCAACGATTGCCGAAGCTGCCTCAATGATTCCAGACTCCTTCTCACTCAGATATGTCCCAACTACCAAGCCGTTGGTTGGTACGAATACTGCATGCTTCGGTACTCCAACCTTTCCATGCTCGGAAGAGTTGCGGATCATCCACAATTCTCTTTGTGGAATCCCTACTTCATTTCTTCCAAAGAGTTCAATCAGTTCAACAAATCACTCAACACCTTGATGGACAAGCTCAGAATCGAAGCTTCTGGAGGTGACTATCGTCGTAAGTATGCCTTCCAAAACGTGACTTCTGGAATTCAGAGCTACAAAGGCATATTTGGCCTTGCACAGTGCACACCTGATTTGTCTCGGCAACAGTGCGACGATTGCCTGTTTGGGGCATTTTCGGAAATTCAAGGTTGTTGTAATGGTAGGAGAGGTGCTAGGGTTATCAAACCCAGTTGTAACATTAGATATGAAATCTACCCTTTCTTGACGTCTACCATTGATGCATTCTCACCGTCAAACGCTCCAG GAAAAGGTAGCAATACATCACGAACCAccgtcatcatcgtcatcatagttgttgttgctgttgctgcCGCTGCTGCTTCTATTTTGGTGCTCAGTTATGTGTACGTCTATTTAagaaaaaattttcaaa CTGATGAATCGAATGAAGAAATCATAGCTGATGAATCATTACAGTTCACCTTTGATACCATACGAGTTGCTACAGAGGATTTCTCATATTCTAATAAATTAGGAGAAGGTGGATTTGGATCTGTTTATAAG GGAAAGCTCTCCAATGGACAAATGATTGCTGTGAAGAGGTTATCGAAGGACTCAGGCCAAGGAGAGATGGAATTCAGGAATGAAGTGCAGTTATTAGCTGAGCTTCAACACCAAAATTTGGTtaagcttcttggtttttgcttgAAAGGAAGTGAAAGGTTACTTATCTATGAATTTGTTCCCAATAAAAGCCTTGATTACTTCCTATTTG ATCCAACCAAGTGCAGACAATTGGATTGGATAAATAGATTCAAAATCATTGAAGGTGTTGCACGAGCCCTGCTTTATCTTCATGAGGATTGTAAGACACGTATTATACACCGAGACCTAAAACCAAGCAATATTCTTTTAGATGAAGAGATGAATGCTAAACTATCAGATTTTGGATTGGCACGATTATTTATTGTAGACCAAAATCAAGGAAAAACCAGTAAAATTGTTGGTACATA TGGATATATGGCGCCCGAATACGCTATGTACGGACAATTTTCAGTCAAGTCAGATGTCTTTAGTTTTGGCGTCCTAGTTCTTGAAATCGTGAGCGGCCAAAAACACAATTGCACACGCCGCGGAGATACTTTAGAGGAGTTACCCCTAACCTTT GCATGGAGAAGTTGGATGGAGGGCAGAGCTGCAAATATTATAGATCCATCACTAAGCAACAGTGCAGAAAATGAAATATTGAGATGCATTCACATTGGTTTGCTGTGTGTTCAAGAGAATTTAGTTGAGAGACCAACCATGGCTTCCATTGTATTGATGCTTAATAGCTCATCTCTGAGTCTTCCAGTACCAATGGAACCTGCATTTTTCGCGGGAAGCAGAGCCAAAAGTCCTCGAGTTGCGGATAAACAGTCAGAGGAGTATATTTTAAAGGGAACAAATGAATCAACAG GACTGAAATCAGCCGCAGAATCTTTGATTTTGGAAGGCACTTTGTTAGAATTATTTCATTTTTACATGTTTGATTCAGGATTTATTctgatacaaaataaatataaaaagagtaaaaatagaagTTCCAACATAACACATATGGTAAGTGTCAtggtataa